The segment tcctcgCTTGACAagtatattttcaatgtatttagtacaggataattattatcaaaaaaagaatttgcgtaggactcgttaaATTGCTGCCAGGTTCAATATGTTTTATATTTCTATTTATGTTTTTGCGTTTTCTCTTTGCTTAGTCCTCTTTTCCCGCTCATTTCTGTTCCATTTCTGAagtttattttttcaattgTGTCATGTTTCATGACgcctgtgtagtgaaatccgttctcttcaagaaccccaccggcatcaggaatagagtGTCCAAACGTgcaagatgactcgaccagcttgaagccgacttgtgcgtgtcgagacactcaacgaattggagcccaggaccgagtagagtggagaggaatttttgatacggcaagagacaACCCGGTTCTATGCTGGTAGAACTAAGCTAACTCATATTTTTTGTCGGTTTGCTTGTTTGTTTGTACGaggtttgtttgttgttttctcTGTTCGATTCCTCGTGCTTTTTAAACATTCTCTTTGTATACTGCAAATTCCATGCAAAGgccttcgttttttttttaattttctgttttatttatttatgcgaCTTTTTGTGTTTTGTATACTTCTTTCAGTTGTATTTCTTCTGTTGATCTTTTATCGTCTCTttgatttttcgttatttttacgcatattttcttttcgtttctttttcgcTTCCTTCTGCTTTCCATTTTTTATCCATCTTTTTCCCTTCTGTTTTTCTTTAAGTGTTCTATGTTTACTCTCTGTTATTACTTTCGCTTCCAGTTAATTTTAATAGTTTCGGGTTTCTTTTCCATTTCTCTTCTATGTCTTACTGTAATTCTAGATAGCTTAACTTGTTCTTTCTATTTGCTTAGCTTAATCCTCTACTTTTCTTACGTTATACTATTTTTACATCTTCTGTTTGGTTTTAATTttcttctgtttctttttttttggtttcttgTCCTGCTACATTTCCTTTTTCTAGAATTTTAATTTGTCTTCCATTATATTTAATGTTGTCTCCTcttgttttgagatattttgctgttgtttttcGTGTCCacgtattttttgttcattttctttTCACACGTTTAAAGCTATTTGTTGCCTTCTCCaacatttttttgtaatttttttattggtttTCTTTACTTTATAGGGTTATCTTTATGTCATCGCCATTTTCTTCTATCTTCctcccagtaaacaatttggtttacatacccaagtaacaaattgggttttattacactcttatgatggcatttaagaccaaaattggccttgaaatccgccataagagtacaataaaacttacgttGTTGCTTGCAATATCTCGATtgtaactgagaaatacgaaatcatatctccacgaaaaagtgatatttcacaccacataaaaACATATGGTCGGttttaaatcagaccgaaccaagtcgtaaatttaaaaatatgagTTAACGACAGCAAGCGATCAAGAATTTCCCAAGctgcattttactctaatcagactaaaTAAATGCTGCAAACAACCAgaattatgagatgatttcgaacgattgataggtatGAACCATAcggagcagcaaactttgaacgcgtttttctcgaaattagagttttgtcacttggttcggtctgacttaacatcgACAatatacagtaaagatttgtatatcgcggtgggtggtgctgtacggcCATCGCGATgtctcagctgtccattaaccaataaagttgatttttggtagttgactaggttataccaTATGCCAGCAATGTActaaaaatcaaatttattggCTAAtggactgcaaaacaacttattgttcctTTTGTTTTGACATATTCTACTcgttatacaattccaatgtaaaattaacTTGCATATGATTTAATGTAAACTTTCTATGACGATCTTTTGTTATCTGGATTGTTCGCTAGTTTTTCTGTCGTGACCTGTTTATAGGAACATTCATTTGCGCTTCTCTGGATGTACTTTAATATTTATCTttgcttttccatattttcgtTTCATTCGGTCTCCACTTCCTCCTGGGTTTTCCCCCATTTCTGctggtttatttttgtttttctataaCCTTCTCATATTTTGTCGCCTATATTAATCTTAGTTACCTCAGTTAGTTATGATGTTTCTATTATTCTAATACTATTTTCTAATATTTCTTGCCTACCGCTTGAAAACTTTCTATAGGGGAGAGACGCCTACAGTGAGatacattttcccaaaaaatttaaaatttttttggtgacagCTTCCAATGATCTCTTCAACCCATTTGAAATGTATAttcttctagttgtctgaaaaagtTTCAATCGTTTTGGTTTTAAGCTAAATTATTTATAACCACAAATCTCAAGGTGTCTTTctgtctcactgttccccaatAGGTGGAAAGAATGAGTCAAAGAGGTTTCGTATTTGTATGtattttcttttcgtctgtaTCTTTCCTTTTGGGCTTTTCATTCTGTTACCTTTCCTCTTTAAGAATTTCAATCTGGCttgtattatttataattttttgtcTCCTTTCTCGTGATGTTATTTTTCGTGGCTAAGTAATTTTCTGTACactatttccttttttttgttagattatagtcactttaacagtttgggtcattcgtgacttctgcggggttaggTATTTCCTTTTTTTCACTACCACTGAAGCTACTTGTTTTTAACTATGTCTTGCCCCacacttttttgcactttgctcaaaaacttttctttcatttacaagttaactagctgacccgacaaacttcgtattgccacaaattaacatgtgttgtacataaatcatgaatctcgaatgatctttgtcacaatctcgagttttgcaatccccccagtgggcggcgcttccgacggtgggtcaccggcaacactcacgaccgtctcgtcctgaatgatctagtgttactatagatagtttttgtggtcttgttattgactaatgttttatggaagagtctcgaaattctcgagttcgattagtttttgagtttcgcaaaaaattctgttttatttgtatgagagtccatatcctcctaccacaggggtgagaggtctctaactatcataacataaattcaagactccaaaatctgccacatgccaaatttggttccatttgcttgattagttctcaagttataaggaaatttgaatttcatttgtatgggagcccccctcttaaaaggggaaggggtcgtaattcaccgtagaaaaaaattctgcaatctaaaactcccacatgccaaatttggttccatttgattgattagttttcgagataagaggaaatttgcatttcatttgtatggaaccgaccctcttaaaggggagatgggtcataactcgctttctaaagaggagaggggtctcaattcaccatagaaaaaaatcttgcctccaaaaccacttacatgtcaaatttggttccatttgcttgattagttctcgagttatgaggaaatttgtatttcgttggaataggagccccccctcctaaagtggggagaggtcctaatccaccatagaaaatattcttgcctacaaaaacatccacatgctaaatttggttccatttgcttgattagttctacagttatgaggaaattagaatttcgtttgtatgggagcccccccccttctaaaaaggtaagaagtcttaattcatcatggaaaaatggtcgcctccaaaaacacccacatgccaaatatggttccatttgcttgattagttctcgaattatgaggaaatttgtatttcatttatgtagaagccccccctcttaaagtggggaggggtccgaattcaccatagaaaatatttttgcctccaaaaacctccacatgccaaatttggttctatttgtttgattagttctcgagttatgaggaaatttgtatttcatttgtataggagtccccccctcctaaagtggggagaggtcctaattcatcatagaaaaaattcttgcctccaaaaacacctgcatgccaaatttggttccatttgcttgattagttctcgagttatgaggaaatttgtatttcgtttgtacaggagccccccccctcttaaagtggggaggggtcccaattcaccatagaaaattttcttgccctcgaaaaccttcacatgccaaatttggttccatttgcttgattagttctcgagttatgaggaaatttgtatggaagcgccctctcttaaaggggagaggagttataattccccttataaagagggtaggggtctcaatttatcatagaataaattcttgtcaccgaaaacacccacatgccaaatgttgttctatttgcttgattagttctcgagttatgcagaaatttctgtttcatttgtatgagagccccccctcttagtgggggagaggtctctaaccatcattaaaacctttcctggccccaaaaacctctacatgcaaattttcacgccgattggtgcagtagttttcgattctataaggaacatacggacagacagacagaaatccttttttataggtatagatttctatttaatcgattttttttctatgtccTGTtcgcttatttttttatttttctgtcgtAACGTGACGTGTTTTTCCGGATATACTTTAAATTTTATCTTTGTGTTTTCATATTTTCCTTTTATTGGGTCCactcttttttcttatttctccgTCATTTTTGCTTGCTTTCTAtgcctttttttttattttgcaataaCTGTTTCATATATGTTTGTCATTTTGCTAGCTTCTTCCCGTATGAATTACCTATGTCCTTTATGCTTTCCCTGTTCCTTTCATCGTGCTGTTTGTATATTCTCTATGTTCACTGCGTATTCCGTTCAAAGCTCTCCGTTTTCTTAATGTTTCTTTgcttgttttcgtttttgcaatttttttttgttttatctgcTGCTTTCGGGTTTCAATTGtgtttattatttattgtcTTTTGAATTTTTCACTACTTTTATATACGTTTTCTATTTACGCCTTCTGCTTTCCATGGTTTATATCTATCTTTCTCGTTTCTCTATCTTTTATTAAGTATTCTATGTTTACACTCTGTTCTTACTACTATTTCCACATTTTTGTGATTTCTACGTACTAGTGTAGGTGTAGCTTAGGTCCTTCTGTCCGTCCTTTTCACttctcttttttactatttattgtTCCTGTGGCTCTTGCATGGTTTTTGAGTGCTTTATTGTATTTATTTCCTTGTTTTTCTACTTAATAtcttcctgttttttttttgttctgttacaTAGAATAGTAGATTTCTATTGTGTCttctattatttttaatgaCATTCCTTCCTTTTCGTGAcacatttatgttatttttcttttatattCTCCATTATCTGTCTATTTTCAGCATCGAGATGctgcatttttcattttttgtacttttctcattacttttctttaattttaaggcttttttcttgttatttatttttctaatgTTTCGTTTATACTTAGTGACGTGTTAGTTTTCTGTCGCTGTTAATGTTCGTTTACTTTTCGCCGGTCGtgcattatattttgtttttggtttctATAATTTTCTCATATTTCGTCGTCATTTTACAATCTTCTTCATTATCTTCGCTACGTGTTACTACTTATGTTATAAGTAGTGTTTAGTTTCTTAGACTTTATCTCTCTATTTTTTCTCTTatcattattttaatatttttgtctgATTCCTAAGTGTTTCCTAGCTGATCTTTTTATTAGTTTCTTGATTTCTCTTAGTTACATtatattttttcatcactaTAATTCTAATCTGATTTCGCTTATTTTTTAGTGTACTTCCAATTTTTAccattcattttttgttttgtaacttttattgctttttttctttttactattttgttattttttttcgtgatattttgtTACTTATTCGCATactgaagtcactttttacgtGACTAttatcggaatttacgcgggtatTTTTACGcgtaattttggaatttacacaGTTTTTGCAATTTGCGTGTTTTTTCCTgcatgaatttttaaataaatgtggtTTTGAATTACGCGGGAAGTATCCTTCGCTTATAAAGCAACTTTAGCGTATTTTTGTACTATTTTCAAAGCTTCCATTttacatatttattttattccttCTTAGTCTCCATTATTTTTCCAAtttctttctttatttttttgcagtctATCGGTCGTGGCGTGTTTTTTATATTGTTATATTGTTGCTTTCTATATTCGTTtgattttctttgtttatactaaatattttttctttgtttttgtgTGACATTCTGTTGATTTATTTCTCTCTTCCTGTTTCTTATagttttattatatttcttcGACATTTTGCTACCAACTTATTGCATTCATCATCTGTATTTTTTCATCATGTTGTTCTAAACGTTCGCTAATTTCACTGTTCTATTTGTCTCTGTTTTATTACTGTTTTCTCCTGTGTTCTTTGAATTCCTAGTTGATTATTTCTgctttttatgttttttattCTGCATTGTTCTTTTTACTCTACATTTTTTGTCGCATTTTAGATTTTTCGttaaatttttcatatattttctcATTCTTGCTTCTGCTGGGTTTAACGCTTTTCTCACTTCTGTTTTTTATGTTTACTTTCgggtttcaatttttttcgtgCCTCTTTTTTTGGTGGTACCTATTTTAGTGGTATTTTGATCTCCGCTTTCTGTTATTCCTTGGATTCTCTTTGTTTGACTCCgaatgcaaaaaaattatactgcttatttcttatttctgagCTACAGTCAAACCAACTTTCGCGCCATTCATTGTTACAGTTTGCTTCAAAGAAACACAATCGTTTGAAATTATCTGGTTATAAACGAAAGCAGCTGCGCATTGCTTTTATAAACTTGAACcttctgtttatttttatttcgacagatttcgcagccaatTGTTCAACCAGCGCCCGGGACGGATCTAGTGCTAGACGtttaaaatggtttaaaagtagcttaaaTACACACTGGTATGCACTGGAAtgtgttgttttattttctctCTTATTTCCATCTCGAAGTGAACCATTGGGAATATTTAAATTTCAAATGTTTTACTGAATGATTCGAAAACCTTGGCAATGCGTCATATAGGAATTGCgtgataaaataaaatcatgtCAAAGAGCATATGAAAGTGTGAACGATTAGTTTGaataatatttatttgtataaagttcgcaacaataacaaaacatttttgcctCATTTACAGGGCGTTAGGCTCAGCAGATTCCGATAGAACAAGCTAAACAATTCCAGGTAACTCATTGCTCCACAGTCCCGGATATGATTGTTGATGCAGTCTCGCATTTTATAGATTTCGCTAAAATAAACCCAATGGTTGATTTAGATCCCATGGCAAAAACAGAAGCCGGATTCCATTCCTTGCACTTACTTGCACTCGGTAATGGTGTACTTCTTCAAATCCATTTCCATGGTTTTGTTGGAAACCAAGTCCATGCACTCGTCCACAGCCGGGGCCAGTTCGATGGCACACGATCGGGAAAGTGGTTCACGAAGTTCTAGAACAACAACTCACTGTTTTAAACGGTTAAACAAAATGGCACAGTAGAAAAGAACTAACTTAACAGCATGGCTCCACTGTCGTTGCAAACCAACTTCAGTGCCTCCGGCACTGTATCAACgattttctgcaaaatttccaTATCATCCGGATCGGTGAAGCACGGTTTTACCTTTTCAACCACCGGATCAATGCAGGTTAGAGATTGTTCGATTTGCCCACAAATTCTGCACATTGAAAGACAAAATTAACTTTCCATTGAAAAGTTACAGTTAGAAACTCACTGCTCCAATATTCTGGATTGCTCCAGCTTGCTCAAGTTGTCAACCGATGTTTGCAGAAAACTCATGTTCACGTGACCGGTAAAACAGCGCGGGGTTTCCTGATGCAAAACATGCATCAGCTCGTGGAAAGCTTTGTCACTTCCGGTGGCGTTTCGGCACTCGTTTTCAATTTCCTGCATGAATTCCGTTGCCTCCAGGGCACCGGTCGGCGCAGCCGGTGGTATAGCTCCTAAAGTGGGTTCCATGAATGAAGATGGATAATTGCTGGTCGTGAAAGGATGTGCGCGGTTTGACAAACGTTACCTGCCAGGGATAGCGCCAGAACAAACGCCACTAGAACTGCACGAGGTGTCATACTGAGCGAACCAATCTCCACCAGAGTTTCCGAAGTTCTGCCGAATGCGGCTGGTTAGAACCCGGAACCCATTCAGTGCGCTTATATTGTTAAGCAATTGTTCGTACATAAGCAAAAAGTGCAGTGGCCGTAGTACTAGGCTTTGTTCTCCGATCTAGATTGGAGCAGGTTATCACACCGATGCGGTGTGGGGTGTGGGTGATTGGTGGGTGGGTACTCTCCCGCCCCAGTGGCTTTCAGATTGAGCGAAACGGTCAATAATGGGAGGCCTTTTTGTGCTGCTGTAAAGTGGAAGTGAATTAAGGTGACAAATTATCGTTCATTCGACGAGGCCCCGGTAGCTGCGCTACATAGTCGTGATGTGCGTTTGATAGTTTGGTGGTCTGGTTTCTGAGGGGAgccggggggggggggaactGTCGTGGATAGCAGTGTGGACAGGCTGGACTTGGTTTCTGGTATGTGGAGCACGAGTAGTTTGCCGCTGGATCCGAATTGCAGAGGTACAGTTTTAGTGCAAGTTTTTAcaggttgttgttgttctttGATCATGACTGTACCGTGATAGGGCAGTTCCTGTGAGGTGAATTAGTGGTTAGATACGCTATCGTTTTGCGCGGGTATTGTTCTGGTGAATGATAAATGACACGACTGAACACAATTGTTCGTCATGACCTTGAAgattggaaagttttttttcgggtGTAACTTTTTCCAGctataaaatacataaaaagtTGGAACCGGTTCCACGTGACTGTAATGATAACGCGAACAATCTCTTGGTTTTTCATGACACGccagtattttatttttattcagaaaaatattttattgaataattgACTTTTTATTAAACACTATCAATTTTCTCTGAATAAAATACTATCAATTTTTAAACAGTGGCACaagaaagtttaaaaaaaaaaccgcCGAGAAAGAGAAATGAGAAGGTTATTTACATGGTATTACTCATACTCCGAGCGAGTGATCAGCTCagttaaaataaattaatcTAATTTGAATCAATAATGGTCGTGATAAATAGTTTCTGAAATGGCAATGAAATGATTATGTTAACTATAAATCTACAAATATATAATTTAAGATGTTTTCAATTTCTTATTCTAGATATATCGACTTGGATTTATCATTCTTCTCAAGAATGCTATACAGGCGTCTAGGATCGACAATTTTACCGTTAGCCTTGCTCTGTGGATGTCAGTTGAAGATTGACCGGAGCAAATTTATTTGATTACTAACTGTGTTCAATAACTGTAGTGTCCACAGGAATGCTAAACGATGAACACCCTTATGAAAGGAATGATTTTGAAACACCATGCCAGGTggaacctttccggaacgttgCTGGTCATATATCCGATGGACTATCCGTC is part of the Sabethes cyaneus chromosome 2, idSabCyanKW18_F2, whole genome shotgun sequence genome and harbors:
- the LOC128736709 gene encoding uncharacterized protein LOC128736709; protein product: MTPRAVLVAFVLALSLAGAIPPAAPTGALEATEFMQEIENECRNATGSDKAFHELMHVLHQETPRCFTGHVNMSFLQTSVDNLSKLEQSRILEQICGQIEQSLTCIDPVVEKVKPCFTDPDDMEILQKIVDTVPEALKLVCNDSGAMLLKLREPLSRSCAIELAPAVDECMDLVSNKTMEMDLKKYTITECNEIYKMRDCINNHIRDCGAMSYLELFSLFYRNLLSLTPCK